In Gammaproteobacteria bacterium, one DNA window encodes the following:
- a CDS encoding ankyrin repeat domain-containing protein: MAGLLENKLAGWIVFLLSIVSTEVWSTNTGSELINAADKGNISLVKKILDTQRIDQEELNAAFLAAVKKGHAAAVERFLQAGVDVNLRADDDYTPLMRSARDGRDQAVEILLAAGADVNAASEEDGTALMLAAEKDRRKAIDLLLAAKAEVSAKRTDSMTALTLAAQQGHRQVIQTLIDAGADVNYQLENGATALMLAAQLGHLGAVHTLLAANANPNLKASNGATALTLAKLYHHKEVIDLLIKAGAK; encoded by the coding sequence ATGGCAGGATTGTTAGAAAATAAACTTGCAGGATGGATCGTATTTTTACTTTCCATTGTTTCCACTGAAGTCTGGTCAACGAATACCGGCAGCGAATTGATCAATGCCGCGGACAAAGGCAACATTTCCTTGGTCAAAAAAATACTGGATACGCAGCGTATTGATCAGGAGGAGCTGAACGCCGCTTTTCTGGCGGCGGTTAAAAAAGGTCATGCCGCTGCTGTCGAGCGCTTCTTGCAAGCAGGCGTGGATGTTAATTTGAGAGCGGATGATGACTATACCCCGCTAATGCGATCGGCGCGCGACGGTCGTGATCAGGCAGTGGAGATTTTGCTGGCCGCCGGCGCTGATGTGAATGCCGCCAGCGAAGAAGACGGCACGGCATTAATGCTGGCCGCCGAGAAAGACCGCCGGAAAGCCATCGATCTGTTGCTGGCGGCCAAAGCGGAGGTGAGTGCAAAACGCACCGATAGTATGACAGCACTGACGCTGGCTGCACAGCAAGGTCACCGGCAAGTTATTCAGACATTGATCGATGCCGGTGCTGATGTTAATTATCAATTGGAAAATGGCGCGACCGCCCTGATGCTGGCGGCACAGCTTGGCCATTTAGGCGCGGTTCATACATTGCTGGCGGCAAACGCCAATCCTAATCTGAAAGCCAGCAATGGCGCGACTGCATTGACTTTGGCGAAACTTTATCATCATAAGGAAGTGATTGATTTATTGATAAAGGCGGGAGCTAAGTAG
- a CDS encoding PAS domain S-box protein, with translation MTHTEEQRRKDDDIRQSKTELLSELQISHRELALQNRELLETQLLLNQSHKRYADLYEYAPVGFLTLNKTGHILSLNQAGEELLRNNREFLIGKSFTDCFFDIDQQAFIQYLQKIFTASGKAAVDLKIKNANDQLSYIRLESTLMCDSDTCLMIMSDISQLKKTIHLNRNLLHENRRLMKKLFHIQEKERRLIARELHDELGQWLTVIRVENEVILNNTSSDSMIAISTRAINESTQKMNKIIHGILHQLRPVLLDTVGLIDALSELKRQWRTHHPQIILELKLSGELDKLSESINIAVYRIVQEGLTNIYNHAEASWAQISLSRENGVEPADDCLLLTIEDNGKGYNIHQRFRGLGLLGMRERVIAMSGTLSVRSACNEGTEINIKLPIEHSNYDETNLYPID, from the coding sequence ATGACGCACACTGAAGAGCAACGAAGAAAAGATGATGATATACGGCAAAGTAAAACCGAGCTACTAAGCGAGTTACAGATTTCTCACCGGGAGCTGGCATTGCAAAACCGGGAGCTCCTTGAAACGCAATTGCTCTTGAACCAATCACACAAACGTTACGCGGATCTCTACGAGTATGCACCAGTCGGTTTTTTGACTTTAAACAAAACCGGACACATTTTGTCGCTGAACCAAGCGGGCGAAGAGCTGCTGAGAAATAACCGGGAGTTCTTGATCGGCAAATCATTTACCGATTGTTTTTTCGATATCGACCAGCAAGCCTTTATCCAATATCTGCAGAAAATTTTCACGGCTTCGGGCAAAGCCGCTGTCGATCTGAAAATCAAAAACGCTAACGATCAACTCAGCTATATCCGGCTGGAAAGCACGCTCATGTGCGATAGCGACACCTGCTTGATGATCATGTCCGATATCAGTCAGCTAAAAAAAACAATCCATCTCAACCGCAATTTATTGCATGAAAACAGACGACTTATGAAAAAGCTGTTCCATATTCAGGAAAAAGAGCGGCGATTGATCGCACGTGAATTGCACGATGAATTGGGGCAATGGCTAACGGTTATCCGCGTGGAAAACGAAGTTATTCTGAACAACACATCAAGTGATTCCATGATCGCTATCAGTACGCGGGCTATCAACGAATCCACTCAGAAAATGAATAAAATAATCCACGGCATTCTGCATCAGTTACGGCCCGTGTTATTGGATACGGTGGGATTAATCGATGCTTTGTCAGAACTCAAGCGGCAATGGCGCACGCACCATCCGCAGATTATTCTCGAACTCAAGTTAAGCGGCGAACTGGATAAGCTGAGCGAATCGATCAATATTGCGGTATACCGCATCGTCCAGGAAGGATTGACCAATATTTACAATCACGCAGAGGCGAGCTGGGCGCAAATCAGCCTAAGCCGCGAAAATGGCGTTGAACCAGCGGATGATTGCCTGTTGCTTACCATTGAAGATAATGGTAAAGGTTATAATATCCATCAGCGATTTCGCGGCTTGGGATTGCTGGGTATGCGCGAGCGCGTCATTGCCATGAGCGGCACATTGTCGGTGCGCAGTGCCTGCAATGAAGGCACGGAAATCAATATTAAATTGCCGATAGAGCATTCCAACTATGACGAAACCAATTTGTATCCTATTGATTGA
- a CDS encoding Fis family transcriptional regulator: MNAIKENEIASCIRKAINGYLNDLDGEKPCHIYNMVMHSVEKPLIEIAIQYTKGNQTQAADLLGINRNTLRQKMKQYQIK, encoded by the coding sequence ATGAATGCGATCAAGGAAAATGAAATTGCATCGTGTATACGCAAAGCCATAAACGGATATCTCAATGACCTGGATGGTGAGAAACCGTGCCATATTTACAATATGGTCATGCATAGCGTTGAGAAGCCTTTAATTGAAATTGCCATACAATACACCAAAGGAAATCAGACGCAAGCAGCTGATTTACTGGGGATAAACAGAAACACGTTACGTCAAAAAATGAAACAATATCAAATTAAATGA
- a CDS encoding FAD-dependent monooxygenase — protein MISTHYDMVIIGGGPVGMALALALQDTGISSLLLEARGLPEKDEDPRPLAISYGSHLILHRLGVWSGLTKKTPITTIHISNRGSLGQTVLTPQDAGVPTLGFVVNYHDLFCSMHQRLTASTSGYIAGAIVTGLDAAENSGTVHFNYQNEAQKVTAKLIVLADGGKLAQQLPDVTYQSYDYQQFAVVGNVKAEKKQSGIAYERFTADGPIALLPNEEDFALVWTVSPEAIHEITALNETDFLLRLHHHFGDRLGKFTQAGKRSAFPLALRYALNVTAQRVALIGNAAQTLHPVAGQGFNLGLRDAYELAQEAINAQNTSREIGAAAMLSNYRRKRQIDSGGGRFFTDSLIKLFSNDNALLKHACGIGLTALNCTPPLKRFVARRMIFGARG, from the coding sequence ATGATCAGCACGCATTACGATATGGTCATCATTGGTGGCGGGCCGGTGGGTATGGCTTTGGCACTGGCGCTGCAAGATACCGGTATTTCGAGCTTGCTGCTGGAAGCGCGCGGTTTACCGGAAAAAGACGAAGATCCACGCCCGCTGGCAATATCCTACGGCAGTCACTTAATCCTGCACCGCTTGGGCGTATGGAGCGGATTGACGAAAAAAACACCGATCACGACGATCCACATTTCCAATCGCGGCAGTCTCGGTCAAACCGTTTTGACACCGCAAGACGCTGGTGTTCCCACGCTAGGTTTCGTCGTCAACTATCACGATCTATTTTGCTCGATGCATCAGCGCTTAACGGCAAGCACATCCGGCTACATAGCCGGTGCGATCGTCACCGGACTGGATGCTGCGGAAAATTCGGGCACGGTGCATTTCAATTATCAAAACGAAGCGCAAAAAGTGACTGCCAAGCTGATAGTGCTCGCGGATGGCGGCAAATTGGCGCAGCAATTACCCGATGTCACTTATCAGTCGTATGATTATCAGCAATTTGCTGTAGTCGGCAATGTCAAAGCGGAAAAAAAACAAAGCGGGATCGCCTACGAACGCTTTACCGCCGATGGGCCGATCGCGTTGCTGCCGAACGAAGAAGATTTCGCGCTGGTGTGGACGGTAAGTCCTGAAGCAATCCATGAAATTACTGCGCTGAACGAAACCGATTTTCTGCTTAGACTGCATCACCATTTTGGCGACCGGCTGGGAAAATTTACACAGGCCGGGAAAAGATCGGCATTTCCATTAGCGCTGCGATACGCCTTGAACGTTACGGCACAAAGAGTTGCGCTCATCGGAAATGCGGCGCAAACATTGCACCCCGTTGCGGGACAAGGATTTAATCTGGGTTTGAGAGACGCTTATGAGTTAGCGCAAGAAGCGATCAATGCGCAAAACACATCGCGGGAAATCGGCGCGGCGGCGATGCTGTCGAATTACCGCCGGAAAAGACAAATCGACAGCGGCGGCGGCCGTTTCTTTACCGATTCGCTCATCAAGCTTTTTTCCAATGACAATGCATTACTCAAGCATGCTTGCGGAATCGGATTAACCGCGTTGAATTGCACACCACCGCTGAAACGCTTTGTCGCCCGCCGCATGATCTTTGGCGCACGTGGTTAA
- a CDS encoding sel1 repeat family protein, which produces MNVLAVLFLAATVTLLTGCGGEQGSDKSAANSIPAPMNEITKMGEIPSFMSEGLSEEEKAELKEQIMPGGFDDVKAAEEKFKALMADAKAGDPAAQNSLGVMYYTGEAVSKNLSGKVLDTDPELAAGWFFRAAEQGYADAQFNLGLMYANGEGVPQDMEQAVELFKKAAEQGHVDAQNNLGAMYFTGEGVARDEKKAIEWFEKAAAQGNEDARANLDAIKASGK; this is translated from the coding sequence ATGAATGTTTTGGCTGTTTTATTTCTTGCTGCGACGGTTACACTGCTGACTGGTTGTGGCGGTGAACAGGGAAGTGATAAATCGGCGGCAAACTCGATACCCGCTCCTATGAACGAAATCACCAAGATGGGTGAGATTCCGTCGTTTATGAGCGAAGGTTTGTCAGAGGAAGAAAAGGCGGAATTGAAAGAACAAATTATGCCCGGAGGCTTCGACGATGTTAAAGCTGCCGAAGAGAAGTTTAAGGCATTGATGGCCGACGCAAAAGCAGGGGATCCGGCGGCGCAAAACAGTTTGGGTGTGATGTACTACACCGGTGAAGCGGTATCAAAGAATTTATCCGGCAAAGTATTGGATACTGATCCGGAACTGGCTGCCGGTTGGTTTTTTCGCGCTGCTGAGCAGGGCTATGCCGATGCGCAGTTTAATCTAGGACTGATGTACGCAAACGGCGAAGGTGTTCCGCAAGACATGGAGCAGGCGGTGGAATTATTTAAGAAAGCGGCCGAGCAGGGGCATGTCGATGCGCAAAATAATCTGGGCGCCATGTATTTCACCGGCGAAGGCGTAGCCAGGGACGAAAAGAAAGCGATCGAATGGTTTGAAAAAGCGGCCGCGCAGGGAAATGAGGACGCGCGCGCCAATCTCGATGCAATTAAGGCATCCGGTAAATAA
- the purH gene encoding bifunctional phosphoribosylaminoimidazolecarboxamide formyltransferase/IMP cyclohydrolase: MTIKQALISVSDKTGIVQLARELIQHSITILSTGGTAKLLHEAGIPVVEAGDYTGFPEMLDGRVKTLHPKIHAGILARHDLPDHQHALEQASIANIELVIVNLYPFKQTVAKPDCSFDDAIENIDIGGPTMVRAAAKNYRKVAIVTDPQDYSQLSRELAENNATVSLATRFKLAQKAFTHTASYDSAISNYLTSLDNDYQRKDFPDSLNLNFTLAQPLRYGENPHQKAAFYRDENVIPGSLSNYRQLQGKELSYNNIADTDAAWECVKTFDSPACVIVKHANPCGIAVAETILRAYQLAFATDPVSAFGGIIAFNRAIDKDTADAVLKQFVEVIIAPEIAPEAQQLLAQKNNIRVLLVPLQTGYNVYDLKRVGGGLLVQTPDVQNITASDLKIVTKLQPSPQQLNDLLFAWRAAKFVKSNAIVFCRNGQTVGIGAGQMSRVDSARIASIKAQQAGLTLAQSVVASDAFFPFRDGLDVVVEAGATAIIQPGGSIRDHEVIAAADEHGVTMVFTGIRHFRH, encoded by the coding sequence ATGACCATTAAACAAGCGCTCATCAGTGTTTCGGATAAAACCGGAATCGTACAATTAGCAAGGGAATTGATTCAACACAGTATCACCATCCTATCGACGGGCGGCACCGCCAAGTTGCTGCACGAAGCCGGGATTCCGGTTGTCGAGGCAGGCGATTATACGGGCTTTCCGGAAATGCTGGACGGCCGGGTCAAAACGTTGCACCCCAAAATTCATGCCGGCATACTCGCGCGCCATGATCTGCCCGATCACCAGCATGCACTCGAACAAGCGTCGATTGCCAACATCGAACTGGTAATCGTCAATCTCTACCCATTCAAGCAAACCGTTGCAAAACCGGATTGCAGTTTCGATGATGCCATTGAAAATATCGATATCGGCGGACCGACTATGGTGCGCGCGGCTGCCAAAAATTACCGCAAAGTCGCCATCGTCACGGATCCGCAAGACTATTCCCAACTCAGCCGGGAATTGGCGGAAAACAATGCCACTGTCAGTTTGGCTACGCGCTTTAAATTGGCGCAAAAAGCGTTTACCCATACTGCCTCATACGACAGCGCCATCAGCAACTATCTGACTTCGTTGGACAATGATTATCAGCGCAAGGATTTTCCCGATTCACTGAATCTGAATTTCACCCTCGCACAGCCTTTGCGCTATGGCGAAAATCCGCATCAAAAAGCCGCTTTCTATCGCGATGAAAACGTCATACCCGGCAGTTTGTCGAATTACCGGCAATTACAGGGCAAAGAATTATCCTACAATAATATTGCGGATACTGATGCCGCTTGGGAATGCGTCAAAACTTTTGACAGCCCTGCATGTGTCATCGTCAAACATGCCAACCCTTGCGGCATTGCCGTTGCGGAAACGATTTTACGCGCCTACCAATTGGCATTCGCAACCGACCCGGTCTCGGCTTTTGGCGGCATCATCGCTTTTAATCGCGCTATCGATAAAGACACGGCTGATGCTGTTCTGAAACAATTCGTCGAAGTCATTATCGCGCCCGAAATCGCACCGGAAGCACAACAGCTTCTGGCACAAAAAAACAATATCCGGGTTTTGCTGGTACCTTTGCAAACTGGATACAATGTTTATGATTTAAAACGCGTCGGCGGCGGTCTTCTGGTACAAACGCCGGATGTTCAGAATATTACTGCTTCCGATTTAAAAATCGTCACCAAACTACAACCTTCACCGCAACAACTGAATGATCTGTTGTTTGCCTGGCGAGCTGCGAAATTCGTTAAATCGAACGCCATCGTATTTTGCCGCAACGGCCAGACGGTCGGTATCGGCGCCGGGCAAATGAGTCGTGTGGACAGCGCGCGCATCGCATCCATCAAAGCACAGCAAGCCGGTCTCACATTGGCGCAATCGGTCGTGGCATCGGATGCGTTTTTCCCGTTCCGGGACGGATTGGACGTCGTCGTCGAAGCAGGCGCGACCGCGATCATTCAGCCCGGCGGCAGCATTCGTGACCACGAAGTAATTGCCGCTGCGGATGAGCATGGTGTCACCATGGTATTCACCGGCATTCGTCATTTCCGCCATTAA
- the purD gene encoding phosphoribosylamine--glycine ligase, translating into MKLLVIGGGGREHALAWKLSLSPRVHKVFVAPGNAGTALERGLENIAITAIPELIEFVKKESIAITVVGPEIPLAAGIVDIFQAAGLKIFGPTRQAAQLETSKIFAKEFMQRHQIPTAAYARFTDPDLAHAYIEQHPAPLVIKADGLAAGKGVVVAQSREEAHCAVNALLVEKNLGNAGDEIIIEEFLQGIEASFIVMTDGNHILPLATSQDHKRLYDGDQGPNTGGMGAYSPVPFISPSLHAQIMRTIIDPVINGLKQDGTRYTGFLYAGLMITAHNQAKVLEFNCRLGDPETQPIMLRLKSDLLPLIEHAIDGTLNEVDAEWDSRTALGVVMAAAGYPENPRKNDVIYGLPDLITEQESASDFHIFHAGTQSQGKKGNEIVTAGGRILCVAVLGEDVKAAQHTAYKIVERIRFDGSQIRHDIGHQGINDR; encoded by the coding sequence ATGAAATTATTAGTGATCGGCGGCGGCGGCAGAGAGCATGCCTTGGCTTGGAAATTAAGCTTGTCGCCGCGCGTGCATAAGGTATTTGTAGCACCCGGCAATGCCGGTACTGCATTGGAGCGCGGATTGGAAAATATTGCCATTACCGCCATTCCTGAGTTAATCGAATTTGTAAAAAAGGAGTCGATTGCAATCACCGTCGTCGGCCCCGAGATTCCACTGGCCGCCGGCATCGTGGATATATTCCAGGCAGCCGGTCTGAAAATCTTCGGCCCAACCCGGCAAGCCGCTCAACTTGAAACTTCGAAGATCTTCGCCAAGGAATTCATGCAGCGGCATCAAATACCGACCGCAGCTTACGCGAGATTTACAGATCCCGATTTGGCGCACGCCTATATTGAGCAACACCCCGCCCCGCTTGTCATAAAAGCCGACGGTCTGGCAGCCGGAAAAGGCGTGGTCGTAGCACAATCGCGGGAAGAAGCACATTGCGCTGTAAACGCACTGTTAGTGGAGAAAAATCTTGGCAATGCGGGCGATGAAATCATTATCGAAGAATTTCTTCAAGGTATTGAAGCCAGCTTTATCGTCATGACGGACGGAAACCATATTCTTCCACTGGCAACCAGCCAGGATCATAAACGGCTTTACGACGGCGATCAGGGTCCGAATACAGGAGGAATGGGCGCCTACTCACCGGTACCTTTCATTTCCCCAAGCTTGCATGCGCAAATCATGCGCACTATTATCGATCCGGTCATCAATGGTTTGAAACAAGATGGCACTCGCTATACCGGATTTCTTTATGCCGGTCTGATGATTACCGCCCATAACCAGGCGAAAGTATTGGAGTTTAACTGCCGATTGGGCGATCCGGAAACGCAACCAATTATGTTGCGTTTAAAAAGCGATCTTTTGCCTCTCATTGAACATGCAATTGATGGCACACTCAATGAAGTGGATGCCGAATGGGATTCACGTACTGCCCTTGGCGTTGTGATGGCGGCAGCAGGATATCCGGAAAATCCAAGAAAGAATGATGTAATTTACGGTTTGCCGGATTTGATTACCGAACAAGAAAGTGCCAGTGATTTTCATATTTTCCATGCCGGCACCCAATCGCAAGGAAAAAAGGGCAATGAAATTGTAACAGCAGGTGGGCGTATTTTATGCGTCGCCGTACTAGGTGAGGATGTTAAAGCTGCTCAGCATACGGCCTATAAAATCGTTGAAAGAATCCGCTTCGACGGTTCACAGATTCGCCACGATATCGGGCATCAAGGTATAAACGACCGGTAA
- a CDS encoding class I fructose-bisphosphate aldolase, which translates to MTNISAALGSESEQLLSHVCKTIPKQSLQLPGADFVDRVMALSNRKPSVLRNLQAFFNQGRLAGTGYLSLLPVDQGVEHSAGASFAPNPMFFDPKHIVELAIEGGCNGVASTLGVLGIVARQYAHKIPMILKINHNELLTYPNKYDQTLFASINQAFNMGACAVGATVFFGSEESRRQIQEVSAAFEHAHNLGMVTILWAYTRNAAFKTAEQDYHVSADLTGQANHLAVTIGADIVKQKMATNNGGYNAIKFGKTHPKVYSELTTEHPIDLVRYQVANCYMGRIGMINSGGESGSDDLHQAIRTAVINKRAGGMGLISGRKAFQKPFAEGVKLLHAIQDVYSSNEVTIA; encoded by the coding sequence ATGACCAATATTTCCGCCGCTCTGGGTAGTGAAAGCGAGCAACTGCTCAGCCATGTGTGCAAAACCATACCTAAACAAAGCCTGCAATTGCCCGGCGCCGATTTTGTCGATCGCGTCATGGCTTTGAGCAACCGCAAACCCAGCGTGCTGCGCAATCTGCAGGCGTTTTTTAATCAGGGACGTTTGGCGGGCACCGGCTATCTGTCTCTGCTCCCGGTAGATCAGGGTGTTGAGCATTCCGCCGGCGCTTCATTCGCGCCCAATCCGATGTTTTTTGATCCCAAGCATATCGTCGAGCTGGCGATTGAAGGCGGTTGTAACGGCGTCGCATCCACACTGGGTGTGCTGGGAATCGTAGCGCGCCAGTATGCGCACAAAATCCCGATGATTCTTAAAATCAACCACAATGAGCTGCTGACATATCCCAATAAATACGATCAAACGCTGTTTGCCAGCATCAATCAGGCATTTAATATGGGAGCCTGCGCCGTCGGCGCCACTGTTTTTTTCGGCTCGGAAGAATCCCGCCGCCAGATCCAGGAAGTTTCAGCCGCGTTCGAACATGCGCATAATTTGGGCATGGTCACCATTTTATGGGCTTATACCCGCAACGCCGCGTTTAAAACCGCTGAGCAGGATTATCACGTCAGCGCCGACCTGACCGGCCAAGCGAATCATCTGGCGGTCACCATCGGCGCCGATATCGTCAAGCAGAAAATGGCGACCAATAATGGCGGATACAATGCGATCAAATTCGGTAAAACGCACCCGAAAGTCTATAGCGAGCTGACCACGGAGCATCCGATCGATCTGGTGCGATATCAAGTGGCCAACTGCTATATGGGGCGGATCGGCATGATTAATTCAGGCGGAGAATCGGGCAGCGATGATTTGCATCAGGCGATCCGCACCGCTGTCATCAACAAACGAGCCGGTGGCATGGGATTGATTTCCGGGCGCAAGGCATTCCAAAAACCATTCGCCGAAGGCGTCAAACTGCTGCACGCCATTCAGGATGTTTATTCGTCCAATGAAGTGACCATTGCGTAA
- the dusB gene encoding tRNA dihydrouridine synthase DusB, protein MQIGTHILKNKLIVAPMAGVTDRPFRQLCKTMGAGMAVSEMVSSNSLLWGSKKTQRRANHDGEVSPISVQIAGADPHMLAAAARYNVDNGAQIIDINMGCPAKKICNVMAGSALLQDEQLVGKILDAVVKAVDTPVTLKIRTGWDKQHKNALSIAHIAENSGVQALAIHGRTRACAYTGTAEYDTIAAVKAAIKIPVIANGDITTPEKAHAILAYTKADAIMIGRAAQGRPWIFREINHYLATGEHLPAPEVSEIHRVLINHLHDLYEFYGEYSGVRIARKHISWYTKGLVGSAGFRQSMNQLQTSDQQILETNKFFSTLAEKSQRLSYIKEGE, encoded by the coding sequence ATGCAAATCGGCACGCACATTTTGAAAAATAAACTGATTGTTGCTCCTATGGCGGGAGTTACCGACCGGCCGTTTAGGCAATTGTGCAAAACGATGGGTGCAGGTATGGCGGTTTCCGAAATGGTGTCCAGCAATTCGTTGCTGTGGGGTTCAAAAAAAACACAGCGCCGCGCGAATCATGACGGTGAAGTTTCGCCGATTTCCGTGCAAATTGCCGGTGCCGATCCGCACATGCTGGCAGCCGCTGCGCGCTACAATGTTGACAATGGCGCTCAGATTATCGATATCAATATGGGCTGCCCGGCCAAAAAAATCTGCAACGTCATGGCCGGCTCGGCTTTATTACAAGATGAACAATTAGTGGGAAAAATTCTGGACGCGGTGGTCAAAGCCGTAGACACCCCGGTGACACTCAAAATACGCACCGGCTGGGACAAGCAACACAAAAACGCGCTCTCCATCGCGCATATTGCTGAAAACTCGGGTGTCCAAGCGCTTGCAATTCACGGCCGTACACGGGCTTGCGCCTACACCGGCACTGCGGAATACGACACCATCGCAGCGGTTAAAGCCGCAATTAAGATTCCTGTCATCGCCAACGGTGATATCACGACACCTGAGAAAGCGCATGCGATTCTTGCCTATACAAAAGCGGATGCGATCATGATCGGTCGCGCAGCGCAAGGCAGACCGTGGATCTTCCGCGAAATTAATCACTACCTCGCAACCGGCGAACATTTGCCGGCCCCCGAAGTGTCTGAAATCCATCGTGTACTTATTAATCATTTGCATGATTTATATGAATTTTACGGTGAATACTCAGGCGTTCGCATCGCACGCAAGCATATTTCCTGGTATACCAAGGGACTTGTCGGTTCTGCCGGTTTTCGTCAATCCATGAACCAATTACAAACCAGTGATCAGCAAATTCTGGAAACTAATAAATTTTTTTCTACGTTAGCTGAAAAAAGTCAACGATTGAGTTATATCAAAGAAGGGGAATAG
- a CDS encoding response regulator transcription factor yields MTKPICILLIDDHPVVRTGYRRLLESTPDIYVVAEADDGESGYQRYLEYQPGVTILDLNMPGIGGLETIRRIKARDSAAHILVFSMLNNATMAQRSLKAGATGFLSKQSGIGEMIQAVRQVNAGKIYIESELAATLALNATRRETCESPLDTLTKREFQIFKLIAEGNSGTQIAEKLAISPKTVGVHHVNLMRKLQLQNITQLIRMAINNDVIQN; encoded by the coding sequence ATGACGAAACCAATTTGTATCCTATTGATTGATGATCATCCCGTAGTACGTACTGGATATCGACGTTTACTTGAAAGCACGCCGGATATATACGTAGTGGCGGAAGCCGACGACGGCGAGTCGGGTTATCAGCGATATTTAGAGTACCAGCCTGGCGTCACCATTTTAGACTTGAATATGCCCGGTATCGGCGGCCTGGAAACCATCCGCCGTATCAAAGCCCGGGATTCCGCGGCACACATTTTGGTATTCAGTATGTTGAACAATGCCACCATGGCACAACGCTCATTAAAAGCCGGAGCCACCGGTTTTCTCAGCAAACAAAGCGGAATTGGGGAAATGATCCAAGCAGTACGGCAAGTCAATGCGGGAAAAATCTATATCGAATCGGAATTGGCTGCAACACTGGCGCTCAATGCGACGCGCAGGGAAACCTGCGAAAGTCCGCTGGATACGCTCACCAAACGGGAATTTCAAATTTTCAAATTGATCGCGGAAGGAAATTCCGGTACGCAAATAGCGGAAAAGCTGGCCATCAGCCCGAAGACCGTGGGCGTTCACCATGTCAATCTGATGCGCAAATTACAGTTACAAAACATCACGCAGCTTATCCGCATGGCGATTAACAACGATGTCATTCAAAACTAA